The Cataglyphis hispanica isolate Lineage 1 chromosome 5, ULB_Chis1_1.0, whole genome shotgun sequence genome has a segment encoding these proteins:
- the LOC126849513 gene encoding disintegrin and metalloproteinase domain-containing protein 12 isoform X12, translated as MFWLHCGLFVLVIAVRGFISSLADTTSKREADYTLDDSFWKEEETPVGEVERLLREYRQNQELVRNIGGHFYQIIYPVQLRHHEKMGISTREVGMSKFPQRGYGDGGYQNSRGRMRTGRHFHRTSLLIKAFNHKFRLDLELNTQLLAPNLIQKDFLSDAEQMSKQEIEHCYYHGTVRDYPGASAAFHTCNGVSGVIHLGNETFVIHPFYGGDLSKHPHIIFEARTKVNKGCANSGNLEWRVKNRRQKHTYGLSKTTSDRYKRDVREATKYIETAIIIDKAMFDKRNGSTRAEVVHDAIQVANIADLYFRTLNTRVSVVYIETWKGSNQAQIDNGIDIVQALSHFNDYTTRRMFQVAQDTTQLLTGETFSGGESGVAVPSTVCSQRSVGISVDLNTYEPHLLAGTMAHMIGHNIGMSHDDGRNDCNCRDWHGCIMAQSIVGLENVQPYKFSECSKTDYTEALKTGHGICLFNKPNELEIRRSCGNRVIDDGEQCDCGSIEECKEYDPCCDPITCKLTTEAECATGPCCNNCKLRARGVVCRESMNECDLPETCTGYNGQCPPDLYKKNGSPCANDGRCFNGVCPALDLQCEQVWGYGGTVADEKCFEQFNSKGSINGHCGTDDSGHFIKCDVKNVRCGSLQCQQGSKQPVIEGMKDYYSRTIISIKSQEYECKATTGKVEGSDDIPGLGLVRDGTVCGPNLICINQTCLNEFPHMDGELKCPSSLDNVECSGNGICTNALKCYCNLGWSGPDCSLPQSIPALLPTTPEPEVVHKSDSKLEKKETPYENYHGSNTVFLVGMLMSVVGGVFVVFALMALCYRRKSTVQKYDPPYSKKPQQKSYSGVSGNHHAEAAALDTVNKILTFGRMPHYSRGETQRVLFRPPNNVAAADGPRVKEHKPQPKRHGMEEEDGGTGAEEVVSFIDLPPNNLTKLPEKGILKKHGGYGLGGGAIEHVERTLNQLNGYHEDIIEVLKNAASRRDLAGTPSGSSNLLDEDTIRKSLAECGYPDVYRKDTDGQDNGIDNGQEEDDDDVELQPPCGTIRIRTLEDLIRQLEHRATTRPYLTGQMSPSGSEEIRISEGEPDRHYRIDSSVCSESSQGSRRCSRGRDEDASRFVYGRYRQPTSRSPYGNHQHTHQHSHQMHPEDEGIYETADPDRGSNTRGETPDCESDAFIQAQQQVARWTSEDKGGGGGGGEVQHRPPQQPPPPPAMPLPVQQQQQQQQQHQLPVEQLPIKQRGYYPSPPQTENSPDAGNNAEVESAQSQQQTLSDVRGIDVNHLPNINKRPLDDNFSLDCNIMNNGSPKELITNNSSDNENTALLPPTHFPEYKH; from the exons ATGTTCTGGCTACACTGTGGACTCTTTGTTCTCGTGATTGCCGTACGTGGATTTATTAGCAGCTTAGCCGACACCACATCCAAGCGAG AAGCCGACTACACCTTAGATGATTCCTTTTGGAAAGAAGAGGAAACTCCCGTTG GTGAGGTCGAACGACTACTACGCGAATATCGACAAAACCAGGAGCTAGTACGAAATATCGGTGGCCATTTCTATCAGATCATCTATCCGGTACAGCTACGGCATCACGAGAAAATGGGGATATCCACGAGAGAAGTCGGAATGTCGAAG TTTCCTCAAAGAGGTTACGGAGACGGAGGATATCAAAATTCTAGAGGCAGAATGAGA ACAGGGAGACATTTTCACCGGACGTCCCTTCTGATCAAGGCCTTTAATCACAAATTTCGCCtagatttagaattaaatac GCAACTTCTAGCTCCAAATCTTATACAGAAAGACTTTTTATCCGACGCGGAACAAATGAGTAAACAG GAGATAGAACATTGTTATTATCATGGCACGGTGAGAGATTATCCAGGAGCTAGCGCTGCTTTTCATACGTGTAACGGTGTCAGCGGTGTCATTCATTTAGGCAACGAGACTTTCGTCATTCATCCATTTTACGGCGGCGATTTGTCG AAACATCCTCACATTATATTTGAAGCCCGAACAAAAGTTAACAAAGGCTGCGCTAATTCGGGAAATCTTGAGTGGCGTGTAAAAAATCGCCGGCAGAAGCACACTTACGGACTATCAAAGACCACTTCCGATCGATACAAAAGAGACGTCCGTGAAGCAACCAAATACATCGAAACTGCCATCATTATCGATAAGGCTATG TTTGACAAAAGAAACGGTAGTACCAGAGCTGAGGTTGTtcacgatgccatccaagtcGCTAATATCGCAGATTTG TATTTCCGTACGTTAAACACTAGAGTCTCCGTCGTATACATCGAAACTTGGAAAGGTAGCAACCAGGCGCAAATCGATAACGGTATCGACATCGTTCAAGCCTTGTcacattttaatgattatacgACGCGGAGAATGTTTCAAGTTGCTCAGGATACCACCCAATTGCTCAC GGGTGAGACATTCTCAGGTGGAGAATCAGGAGTGGCTGTACCCTCGACCGTGTGCAGCCAAAGATCCGTAGGAATTAGCGTCGATTTAAATACTTACGAGCCTCATCTTTTAGCTGGTACCATGGCTCACATGATCGGTCATAATATCGGCATGAGCCACGACGATGGAA GAAACGATTGCAATTGCCGCGACTGGCACGGATGCATCATGGCTCAATCCATCGTCGGCTTAGAAAACGTTCAGCCGTACAAGTTTTCAGAGTGTAGTAAAACTGATTATACAGAAGCCTTGAAGACCGGCCACGGTATCTGCCTTTTTAACAAACCAAACGAG TTGGAGATTAGAAGATCATGCGGAAACAGGGTAATCGATGACGGGGAACAATGTGATTGCGGATCGATCGAGGAGTGCAAGGAGTACGATCCTTGCTGCGATCCTATCACCTGCAAACTGACGACGGAAGCTGAATGCGCGACCGGTCCTTGTTGCAACAATTGCAAG ctCCGTGCCCGCGGTGTCGTCTGCCGCGAATCGATGAACGAGTGCGATTTACCGGAAACATGCACCGGTTATAACGGCCAATGTCCGCCGGATCTCTATAAGAAAAACGGCAGCCCGTGTGCAAACGACGGACGTTGTTTCAACGGGGTGTGTCCAGCTCTTGATTTGCAATGCGAACAAGTCTGGGGTTACGGTGGAACCGTCGCCGATGAGAAGTGTTTCGAGCAGTTCAATTCTAAAGGATCCATCAACGGTCACTGTGGCACCGACGATAGCGGTCATTTTATCAAGTGCGACGTGAA AAACGTTCGTTGCGGATCTCTTCAATGTCAGCAAGGAAGCAAGCAGCCAGTAATCGAAGGAATGAAGGATTATTATTCTAGAACTATAATTTCCATCAAGAGTCAGGAGTACGAATGCAA AGCTACGACTGGAAAAGTGGAAGGATCCGACGATATACCAGGATTGGGACTGGTTCGTGACGGCACAGTTTGTGGCCCTAATTTG atTTGCATAAATCAAACTTGCTTGAACGAGTTTCCGCACATGGATGGAGAGCTTAAGTGTCCTAGTAGTCTCGATAACGTAGAATGTTCGGGAAATGGC ATATGTACGAATGCTCTCAAGTGTTACTGCAATCTCGGTTGGAGCGGACCGGACTGTTCTTTACCGCAATCTATCCCGGCGCTATTGCCGACGACACCCGAACCCGAAGTAGTCCATAAATCTGATTCTAAACTGGAGAAGAAAGAGACCCCCTACG AGAACTACCACGGCTCTAACACTGTATTTTTAGTTGGTATGCTCATGTCGGTGGTAGGGGGTGTTTTCGTAGTATTTGCTCTGATGGCTCTCTGCTACAG AAGGAAGAGCACCGTCCAGAAATATGACCCGCCGTACTCGAAAAAGCCGCAGCAGAAGAGCTACAGCGGAGTTTCCGGTAATCATCATGCGGAAGCCGCGGCGTTGGACACGGTCAACAAGATCCTCACTTTCGGCAGAATGCCTCATTACAG CCGCGGCGAGACCCAGCGCGTGCTGTTTCGACCCCCGAATAACGTCGCCGCCGCCGACGGGCCAAGAGTCAA GGAGCATAAACCGCAGCCGAAGAGACACGGCATGGAGGAGGAAGATGGAGGTACGGGAGCAGAGGAGGTTGTCTCTTTCATTGATCTTCCACCGAACAATCTCACAAAGTTGCCTGAGAAGggaattttaaagaaacacGGTGGTTACG GACTAGGTGGAGGCGCAATCGAGCATGTAGAGAGGACCTTGAATCAGCTGAACGGCTATCATGAGGACATAATCGAGGTGTTGAAGAACGCGGCGAGCCGTCGCGATCTCGCGGGCACCCCGTCGGGCAGCAGCAATCTTTTGGATGAAGATACGATACGCAAATCATTGGCCGAGTGCGGTTATCCCGATGTTTACCGCAAGGACACCGATGGTCAGGACAATGGCATCGATAACGGACAGGAGGAGGACGATGACGACGTGGAATTGCAACCGCCATGCGGCACTATTCGTATACGCACTCTCGAGGATCTCATTCGTCAGCTCGAGCATCGAGCAACTACGAG ACCCTACTTAACTGGCCAGATGAGTCCGAGTGGATCCGAGGAGATTCGAATATCCGAGGGCGAACCGGATCGACACTACAGAATCGATTCTTCTGTCTGCAGCGAGTCATCTCAAGG AAGCAGAAGATGTAGCCGCGGCCGTGACGAGGACGCTAGTAGATTCGTCTACGGTAGATATCGTCAGCCAACGTCCCGAAGTCCTTACGGCAATCATCAGCACACCCATCAACACTCCCATCAAATGCACCCCGAGGACGAGGGTATCTATGAAACTGCCGATCCTGACAGAGGCTCAAATACTAGGGGTGAAACACCCGATTGTGAAAG tGATGCATTTATTCAAGCTCAACAACAAGTAGCCCGGTGGACTAGTGAGGAcaaaggaggaggaggaggaggaggagaggtgCAGCACCGGCCGCCGCAGCAGCCACCCCCGCCACCTGCGATGCCGTTGCCGGTgcagcaacaacagcagcagcaacagcaacacCAACTGCCGGTGGAACAACTGCCAATAAAGCAGCGCGGCTATTATCCATCCCCCCCACAAACCGAAAACAGCCCCGACGCTGGCAACAACGCCGAGGTCGAATCTGCTCAATCCCAACAGCAAACGCTAAGCGACGTTCGTGGAATCGATGTTAATCATTTGCCTAATATTAACAAACGCCCACTAGACGATAATTTTAGTCTAGATTGTAACATAATGAATAATGGTTCCCCCAAAGAATTAATTACCAACAACTCTAGTGATAACGAAAATACTGCCCTACTGCCCCCCACGCATTTTCCTGAGTACAagcattga